In Blastopirellula sp. J2-11, a single genomic region encodes these proteins:
- a CDS encoding tRNA modification GTPase — protein MSAALEDTIVAIGSGANGALRGVVRISGPAAYRCVEPWLELRETPATFGRRSAMAAATAKVVDRQLACDLYYWPDDRSYTRQPSIEIHTIGSPPLLEELVAAACRHGARMAEPGEFTLRAFLAGRLDLTQAEAVLGVIDAEGDARLKQSLTQLAGGLSSPLAEARRQLLELLAHLEAGLDFVEEDIEFISSAALCAQLQEAQLCVEQSLAQLSGRDAGEKTIKVVFCGAPNVGKSSLFNAIAGESTAIVADVAGTTRDTLQKTIVIGGEQVALIDTAGLEEVQAGPQQSAQRLGGDQVSRADLRIVCFDASRAATDVEWRLWNESPEDRRLLVLTKCDLTTPTVTAGITTSVANGVGITQLREAIAEMLAALPAADDATASRCRASLEQAADSLAAALSAAQYGLGEELIAVEIRMALSELGRVVGAIATDDILDVIFSRFCIGK, from the coding sequence ATGTCGGCCGCATTGGAAGACACCATCGTGGCGATCGGCAGCGGAGCCAACGGGGCGCTGCGCGGGGTCGTTCGCATCAGCGGACCCGCCGCCTATCGCTGTGTCGAGCCATGGCTTGAGCTGCGCGAGACGCCGGCGACGTTCGGTCGTCGGTCCGCAATGGCCGCAGCGACAGCCAAAGTCGTTGATCGTCAGCTGGCGTGCGATCTTTATTATTGGCCGGACGATCGCAGTTACACGCGGCAACCTTCGATCGAAATTCATACGATCGGTTCTCCTCCGCTCTTAGAAGAGCTGGTCGCCGCGGCATGTCGGCATGGCGCTCGCATGGCTGAACCGGGCGAGTTTACGCTGCGGGCATTTCTCGCTGGGCGGCTCGATCTGACCCAAGCCGAAGCAGTGCTCGGCGTGATCGACGCCGAAGGGGATGCGCGCTTGAAGCAATCGCTGACGCAGCTTGCCGGCGGACTTTCTTCTCCGCTGGCTGAAGCGCGACGACAACTGCTGGAGCTATTAGCCCATTTGGAGGCAGGTCTCGACTTTGTCGAAGAAGACATTGAGTTCATCTCTTCCGCAGCGCTCTGTGCTCAGCTTCAAGAGGCTCAACTCTGCGTCGAACAATCGTTGGCGCAGCTCTCGGGTCGCGACGCCGGTGAAAAAACGATCAAGGTCGTTTTCTGCGGCGCGCCGAATGTCGGGAAAAGCAGCCTGTTTAACGCGATTGCCGGCGAGTCGACGGCGATCGTGGCCGATGTTGCTGGAACCACACGCGACACGCTGCAAAAGACGATCGTCATCGGCGGCGAACAAGTCGCGCTGATCGATACGGCAGGACTAGAGGAAGTTCAAGCAGGGCCGCAGCAGTCGGCGCAACGACTTGGCGGCGACCAAGTGAGCCGCGCTGATCTGCGGATCGTCTGCTTCGATGCAAGTCGTGCAGCGACCGACGTCGAATGGCGACTGTGGAACGAATCGCCGGAAGATCGCCGGTTGCTTGTGCTGACCAAATGCGACTTGACGACTCCGACCGTAACCGCGGGAATCACGACCAGCGTTGCGAACGGCGTAGGAATCACCCAACTGCGGGAGGCGATCGCGGAAATGCTGGCCGCACTGCCAGCGGCGGATGATGCGACCGCTAGTCGGTGTCGAGCAAGTTTGGAACAAGCGGCAGATTCACTTGCGGCGGCGCTAAGTGCTGCTCAGTACGGTTTAGGGGAAGAATTGATCGCCGTCGAGATCCGAATGGCGCTGTCCGAGCTGGGGCGAGTCGTCGGAGCGATCGCGACCGATGATATCTTGGACGTGATTTTTAGCCGATTCTGTATCGGGAAATAA
- the yidC gene encoding membrane protein insertase YidC: protein MERRVIAFSLIAVAMLMTFQMLGRRNQDAQPENPGAEQAEVAENKDQPKAGDGAGDDKPDPEIKPAEEAENADEAVQEEQQPRKFVTLGSVASSDADMLVTFDTRGGSVARIELPADKYKSLEDRHLGGYFGWLMPYDAVAGCEIRVVGPGTPAALATPKDAKSGVGLQVGDIIKSLAGEEVVDVQSYVDALKLTKPGDAIELVVERKGADAVQLLTYSATLTDLPLEVIKPEVSEVIDEITGMPRTVEHPSAYLTSLARINGSMIPAEGKQINDLPLVTKNWRLVENEDPTIVQFETLVTPKDLPQGVRFAKLRLVKTFQLPKKPVEANADPNYQPYGLKYTLQVFNDGTESVDAAFRQFGATGLPTEGWWYSNKIARGWGGAGLRDVVWESSKGDYDMFTVSKIIAKAQDLESDRQISMFKVDDQIKPKFVGVDAVYFSSAMVFAEPDKGPPLSRGAAIVAAVVDEEQKQRTDCTYRLDGATETIEPGDNPFELSCTIFSGPKKEELLAHYGLQNLEYYGWFHYVSTALLAVLHFMHDYLYIPYGLGIIFLTLMVRGCLFPLSRKQARNMLIQQQLAPEMKKISEMYKEDPIKQRQAQQELFTKYNFNPLGGCGVMFLQLPIFLGLYRALAVDIQLRQAPFIPGIEWCSNLSAPDQAWYWVGVLPDFMTIHPSASFPASFLFLGPYLNILPLFTIALFLIQQKMFMPPAVDEQQKMQQQMMTYMMVFIGFMFFRVPSGLCIYFITQSVWGILERKMIPKPKLVDLPPPSDTVTAKKPKKRPSGKK from the coding sequence GTGGAACGTCGTGTAATCGCGTTTTCTCTGATCGCTGTCGCGATGCTCATGACGTTCCAGATGCTCGGTCGTCGTAATCAAGACGCTCAGCCAGAGAACCCAGGCGCAGAGCAAGCGGAAGTTGCCGAAAACAAGGATCAGCCCAAAGCGGGCGATGGCGCCGGTGATGACAAGCCCGATCCCGAAATCAAACCGGCGGAAGAGGCCGAAAATGCGGACGAGGCGGTCCAAGAAGAGCAGCAGCCGCGCAAGTTTGTGACGCTCGGCTCGGTTGCTTCCTCCGACGCCGACATGCTGGTCACATTTGACACGCGCGGCGGCTCGGTCGCTCGCATCGAACTGCCGGCCGATAAATACAAGAGTCTCGAAGATCGCCATCTCGGCGGTTATTTCGGATGGCTGATGCCGTATGACGCGGTCGCCGGATGCGAGATTCGCGTCGTCGGCCCTGGAACGCCGGCCGCACTGGCGACTCCCAAAGATGCGAAATCGGGCGTCGGTCTGCAGGTTGGCGACATCATTAAATCGCTTGCCGGCGAAGAAGTGGTCGACGTGCAGTCCTACGTCGACGCGCTGAAACTGACCAAGCCGGGCGACGCGATCGAACTGGTCGTCGAACGGAAGGGCGCCGATGCGGTTCAATTGTTGACCTACTCGGCGACGTTGACTGATCTTCCGTTGGAAGTGATCAAGCCGGAAGTGTCGGAAGTGATTGACGAGATCACCGGCATGCCGCGCACCGTCGAACATCCTTCCGCCTACCTGACTTCGCTGGCGCGGATCAACGGCTCGATGATTCCGGCCGAAGGCAAACAGATCAACGACTTGCCGCTGGTTACGAAGAACTGGCGATTGGTCGAAAACGAAGATCCGACGATCGTACAGTTTGAAACCTTGGTGACGCCGAAGGATCTGCCGCAGGGAGTTCGCTTCGCCAAACTGCGTTTGGTTAAAACGTTTCAACTGCCGAAGAAGCCGGTCGAGGCCAACGCCGATCCCAATTATCAGCCGTACGGATTGAAGTACACGCTGCAGGTTTTCAATGATGGAACGGAATCGGTCGACGCGGCGTTTCGTCAGTTCGGCGCCACGGGGCTGCCGACCGAAGGCTGGTGGTACAGCAACAAAATCGCCCGCGGCTGGGGCGGGGCCGGTTTGCGTGACGTGGTCTGGGAATCGTCCAAAGGCGATTACGACATGTTCACCGTCTCCAAGATTATCGCCAAAGCGCAAGACCTAGAGAGTGATCGCCAGATCTCGATGTTCAAAGTCGACGATCAGATTAAACCCAAGTTTGTCGGCGTCGACGCTGTTTATTTCTCGTCGGCGATGGTCTTTGCCGAGCCTGACAAGGGCCCCCCTTTGTCACGCGGAGCGGCGATTGTCGCCGCCGTCGTCGATGAAGAACAAAAGCAACGAACCGATTGCACCTATCGCTTGGATGGAGCGACCGAGACGATCGAGCCCGGTGACAATCCGTTTGAACTGTCGTGCACCATTTTCTCGGGACCGAAGAAAGAAGAGTTGCTGGCCCACTACGGCCTGCAAAATCTTGAGTATTACGGTTGGTTCCATTACGTGTCGACGGCGCTGTTGGCCGTGCTGCACTTCATGCATGACTACCTGTACATCCCCTATGGTTTGGGGATCATCTTCCTGACGCTGATGGTGCGCGGGTGCTTGTTCCCGCTGAGCCGTAAGCAGGCGCGCAACATGCTGATCCAACAGCAACTCGCGCCGGAGATGAAGAAGATCAGCGAGATGTACAAAGAAGACCCGATCAAGCAGCGTCAGGCGCAGCAAGAGCTGTTCACGAAGTACAACTTCAATCCGCTCGGCGGTTGCGGCGTCATGTTTCTGCAGTTGCCGATCTTCCTGGGGCTCTATCGCGCGTTGGCGGTTGATATCCAATTGCGCCAAGCTCCGTTTATTCCGGGCATTGAGTGGTGCTCGAATCTCTCGGCGCCTGACCAGGCCTGGTATTGGGTCGGCGTACTGCCTGACTTTATGACGATTCATCCTTCGGCCAGTTTTCCGGCCAGCTTTTTGTTCCTGGGCCCTTATCTGAATATTCTGCCGCTGTTCACGATCGCGCTCTTTCTGATTCAGCAAAAGATGTTCATGCCGCCGGCAGTGGATGAGCAACAGAAGATGCAGCAGCAGATGATGACCTACATGATGGTCTTCATCGGCTTCATGTTCTTCCGCGTGCCGTCTGGTCTTTGCATCTACTTCATCACGCAAAGCGTCTGGGGCATCTTGGAACGCAAAATGATCCCCAAGCCGAAGTTAGTGGATCTGCCGCCGCCGTCTGATACGGTCACTGCGAAAAAGCCGAAGAAACGACCGTCAGGCAAGAAATAA
- a CDS encoding sigma-70 family RNA polymerase sigma factor — protein MESFQRPLADPFVTEAELVQGLQSGDPAAFERLVRDYSGRMLAVARRFLTQEQDAQDALQDAFLSAFRSISRFEGNSQLSTWLHRIVVNAALMKLRTRRRKPEKPIDDLLPQFSGNGHRDGHEPAWAVTIDTAVNDREIRELVRTKIAELPESYRTVLLLRDIEQMSTEETAEVLELTPGAVKTRLHRARQALKTLLDPHMQGA, from the coding sequence ATGGAAAGTTTTCAACGCCCACTCGCCGATCCCTTCGTTACCGAAGCCGAATTGGTACAGGGCTTACAGTCGGGTGATCCGGCCGCCTTCGAGCGTTTGGTGCGAGACTACAGCGGGCGAATGCTCGCGGTGGCTCGCCGCTTTTTGACCCAAGAGCAAGATGCCCAAGACGCGTTGCAAGATGCGTTCCTGTCAGCATTTCGGTCAATTAGTCGGTTCGAGGGAAACTCGCAGTTGTCGACTTGGCTCCACCGGATTGTGGTGAACGCGGCGCTGATGAAATTGCGGACGCGGCGACGGAAACCGGAAAAGCCGATTGATGATTTGTTGCCGCAATTCTCGGGCAACGGCCATCGCGACGGTCATGAGCCGGCATGGGCCGTTACAATCGATACCGCGGTCAATGACCGAGAAATCCGGGAATTAGTTCGCACAAAGATTGCCGAATTGCCAGAATCCTACCGTACCGTTTTGCTGTTACGCGACATCGAACAGATGAGCACCGAAGAAACGGCGGAAGTTTTGGAACTGACGCCCGGCGCTGTAAAAACTCGCTTACATCGTGCACGCCAGGCGCTCAAAACCTTGCTAGATCCTCACATGCAAGGTGCATAA
- a CDS encoding metallophosphoesterase family protein, protein MKRAIVSDIHGNLEALTAVLADIASIGISEIYCLGDIVGYGPNPRECVDAARRFDFCILGNHDQAALFDPEGFSQGAERAIFWTREQLENGGDTDPEVAKRWKFLCELPRTRIEGDWMYVHGSARNPLNEYVFPEDIYNSRKLERIFSIIPKYCLQGHTHVPGVFADDFSFIPSADLENNRYQMGQRKLMVNVGSVGQPRDGDSRSSYVVVHDEEVEFRRVSYDIAATAAKIRAIDSLDNTQADRLSDGR, encoded by the coding sequence ATGAAACGCGCGATCGTCAGCGACATCCACGGCAATCTCGAAGCGCTAACCGCGGTCCTTGCCGACATCGCTTCGATCGGGATCTCCGAGATCTACTGTCTGGGAGACATCGTCGGCTATGGTCCCAATCCTCGCGAATGCGTCGACGCCGCGCGGCGATTCGATTTTTGTATTCTGGGGAATCACGATCAGGCCGCTCTGTTTGATCCCGAAGGGTTCAGCCAAGGGGCCGAACGTGCGATCTTTTGGACGCGCGAGCAACTGGAAAACGGCGGTGATACCGACCCGGAAGTCGCCAAACGGTGGAAATTTCTGTGCGAATTGCCGCGAACTCGGATCGAGGGGGACTGGATGTACGTACACGGTTCGGCCCGAAATCCGCTGAACGAGTACGTTTTTCCTGAAGACATCTACAACAGTCGCAAGCTGGAACGGATTTTTTCGATCATTCCCAAGTATTGTCTGCAGGGGCATACGCACGTGCCGGGGGTATTTGCTGACGATTTCTCGTTTATCCCGTCGGCGGATCTCGAGAATAATCGGTATCAGATGGGTCAGCGCAAGCTGATGGTGAATGTCGGCAGTGTGGGGCAGCCGCGAGACGGCGATTCTCGCAGCAGTTACGTAGTGGTTCACGACGAAGAAGTCGAATTTCGCCGCGTTTCTTACGATATTGCGGCGACGGCCGCCAAGATTCGGGCAATTGACAGTCTCGATAACACCCAAGCGGACCGTCTGTCAGACGGGCGTTAA
- the tsaB gene encoding tRNA (adenosine(37)-N6)-threonylcarbamoyltransferase complex dimerization subunit type 1 TsaB — MKLLALETSLRQSSFALLEGDQLLRQVELDPALRTAAALTPALEEAFRNVDWSPGQIELIAVSHGPGSFTGLRIGVATAKALAYVAQAEVLGIDTLRVIAAQSPADVHTVQTIIDAQRQEVFAAKYQRQESIWNGDDLPEIVEIDAWIASLQPGDCVSGTALAKLREEIPSGVEVLPERCWRPMAATVGQLAWTDYQSGARGDHWNLAPQYYRKSAAEEKLDG; from the coding sequence ATGAAGCTGTTGGCACTTGAGACTTCGCTCCGTCAATCTTCCTTTGCCTTGCTGGAGGGGGATCAACTGTTGCGACAGGTAGAACTTGATCCGGCGCTGCGCACCGCCGCCGCATTAACCCCTGCCCTGGAAGAGGCTTTTCGCAACGTTGATTGGAGCCCTGGCCAGATCGAGCTGATCGCCGTCTCCCACGGCCCCGGTTCTTTCACCGGGCTGCGAATCGGTGTCGCAACCGCCAAAGCGCTGGCTTACGTCGCCCAGGCCGAAGTCCTGGGAATCGACACGTTGCGCGTCATCGCCGCCCAGTCGCCGGCCGACGTTCATACCGTCCAAACCATCATCGACGCCCAGCGACAAGAGGTCTTCGCGGCGAAATACCAGCGGCAAGAAAGCATTTGGAACGGCGACGATTTGCCCGAAATTGTCGAAATCGACGCCTGGATCGCTTCGCTGCAACCAGGTGATTGCGTCAGCGGAACAGCACTGGCCAAACTGCGCGAAGAAATTCCCAGCGGCGTTGAAGTTTTGCCAGAGAGATGTTGGCGACCGATGGCTGCAACCGTCGGACAGTTAGCCTGGACTGACTATCAGTCAGGCGCTCGCGGGGACCATTGGAATTTGGCGCCGCAATACTATCGCAAGAGCGCCGCCGAAGAAAAACTGGACGGCTAG
- a CDS encoding PcfJ domain-containing protein — MATKQKQNELLHRDRHFRGHLKRLGLDTVEQYRSWCAENGFTGKLRKKERQRELEIEHAARLAARRQLLRQKRDARRQGDHLLSLARREIDARHVSATSLIRFANAVKETNHKRKTLVDLLTHLLNQRASFLNGYSFYPHDGEIAGNSAIEALPLIAAFGPHWIRPLEQWKPKTRSARRQFISLLHHLFVRYGDMPAFLDRVWFTGLGGQSDKERLWYVQVGAGENLTRCNLPLPYTKKMAHHFLSAPNNATVNEAIRWGQVIGLGGDDRLAQAIMGTRLANDFSQHQFWTTVIQWFIRNPLEDLAQVGPIIDYIYFQKFEAAYYYLGADQNETGPARQPNFTMKGRTPEALLRQVNRWHAGLESNSAFDVPQWKPSGFPSFDWLDQSWDGDDQWWSIREICTAKELVAEGRKMHHCVALYASTCVRGARSIWRMEVESCDLHLKALTLEVDAQSRTIVQARGKFNRLATDQEKEVLRRWASSAGLKLGNYA, encoded by the coding sequence ATGGCTACCAAACAAAAACAAAACGAACTTCTCCATCGCGATCGCCATTTCCGCGGTCATCTAAAGCGGCTCGGCCTCGATACGGTCGAGCAGTATCGCTCTTGGTGCGCCGAAAACGGCTTCACCGGCAAGCTCCGTAAAAAGGAGCGTCAGCGCGAACTGGAAATCGAGCATGCGGCGCGTCTCGCCGCGCGTCGCCAACTGTTGCGTCAAAAGCGTGATGCGCGGCGCCAGGGGGATCACTTGCTGTCGCTGGCTCGTAGGGAGATCGATGCGCGGCATGTTTCGGCGACGTCGCTCATTCGCTTCGCCAACGCGGTGAAAGAGACGAACCACAAGCGGAAAACCTTGGTCGACTTGCTGACGCACCTGCTGAATCAGCGGGCCAGTTTTCTGAATGGCTATTCGTTTTATCCCCACGACGGCGAGATCGCCGGCAACTCGGCGATTGAAGCCTTGCCGCTGATCGCAGCGTTTGGCCCGCATTGGATCCGGCCGTTGGAACAATGGAAGCCCAAGACCCGCAGCGCGCGTCGGCAGTTTATCTCGCTCTTGCATCACTTGTTTGTGCGGTACGGCGACATGCCGGCCTTCTTGGATCGCGTTTGGTTTACCGGTCTCGGCGGCCAATCCGACAAAGAACGCCTGTGGTACGTCCAGGTCGGCGCCGGCGAGAACTTGACGCGTTGCAACTTGCCGCTTCCTTACACCAAGAAGATGGCCCATCACTTTCTCTCGGCGCCGAACAACGCGACGGTCAACGAAGCGATTCGTTGGGGTCAGGTGATCGGCCTCGGTGGCGATGATCGGCTGGCCCAAGCAATCATGGGAACGCGACTGGCCAATGACTTTTCGCAGCACCAATTTTGGACGACGGTCATTCAATGGTTTATTCGCAATCCGCTGGAAGATCTGGCGCAAGTCGGACCGATCATCGACTACATTTACTTCCAAAAGTTTGAAGCCGCTTACTACTATCTCGGAGCAGATCAAAACGAAACAGGCCCAGCTCGGCAGCCGAACTTCACCATGAAGGGACGTACGCCTGAGGCGCTGTTGCGTCAGGTGAATCGCTGGCACGCCGGTCTTGAATCGAACTCGGCGTTCGACGTCCCGCAGTGGAAGCCGAGCGGTTTTCCTTCGTTCGATTGGCTCGACCAGTCATGGGACGGGGACGATCAATGGTGGTCGATCCGCGAAATTTGCACTGCCAAGGAACTCGTCGCCGAGGGACGCAAAATGCATCACTGCGTTGCGTTGTACGCTTCGACTTGTGTCCGCGGCGCCCGATCCATTTGGCGGATGGAAGTCGAGTCTTGCGATTTGCATCTGAAAGCGTTGACCTTAGAGGTCGACGCTCAATCGCGTACGATCGTACAAGCTCGCGGCAAATTCAATCGCTTGGCGACCGACCAAGAGAAAGAAGTGCTGCGCCGCTGGGCGTCGTCCGCCGGTTTGAAATTGGGCAACTATGCGTAA
- a CDS encoding type II toxin-antitoxin system RelE/ParE family toxin: protein MRYSAEAKVDLTDIASHIAQDKPQAARRWLHKIRDKCRFVSSQPDIGDPRDELGAGVRAVAFGRYVIFFRHGANEVQIVRILPGDRDPTLL from the coding sequence CTGCGATATTCTGCCGAAGCGAAAGTTGACTTAACGGATATTGCTTCTCACATAGCCCAGGATAAGCCGCAAGCGGCAAGGCGTTGGCTTCACAAGATTCGCGACAAGTGTCGATTTGTTTCCAGTCAACCCGATATCGGCGACCCCCGTGACGAATTGGGGGCAGGTGTCCGAGCAGTTGCATTTGGTCGCTACGTGATCTTCTTTCGACACGGCGCCAATGAAGTTCAGATCGTTCGAATTCTTCCCGGCGATCGTGATCCGACGCTTCTTTAG
- a CDS encoding sulfatase, whose amino-acid sequence MIRLAFCAVGALLLSISFAKAEKPNILFIAIDDQNDWIGCLGGHPQIQTPHIDGLAARGTLFANAHCQAPLCNSSRTSLLTGLRPSTTGIHGLAPWFRDVDSLSELVTLPQYLRQNGYTTYSTGKIFHGGYGRRPKKDDEFDHLGPAASVGARPQQKLVETPNPHPLVDWGTFPHNDEDKGDFKVASWAVDTLQAKPQQPFFLSVGFFLPHVPCYATQKWFDLYPEDEVQLPPFMPEDRDDTPRFSWYMHWKLPEPRQKFLMESGEWRNLVRSYMACTSFVDSQVGRVLAALEEQGYADNTIVVVWSDHGWHLGEKGITGKNSLWDRSTRVPLIFAGPGVAIGGKCTQPVELLDIYPTLIDLCGLPQNTNLEGLSLTPQLQNAATKRDHPAITTHNQGNHAIRTQRWRYIRYADGSEELYDMQSDPQEINNLAGNAKLADVKKELAAWLPKVDLPAAPGSAHRILSYDGETAVWEGEVIRKDDPIPEL is encoded by the coding sequence ATGATTCGCCTCGCCTTCTGCGCCGTTGGCGCGCTGCTGCTTTCCATCTCATTCGCCAAGGCCGAAAAACCCAATATTCTGTTCATCGCGATCGATGATCAAAACGATTGGATCGGCTGTCTCGGCGGGCATCCTCAAATTCAAACGCCGCACATTGACGGGCTCGCCGCGCGGGGAACATTGTTCGCCAACGCCCACTGTCAGGCGCCCCTTTGCAACTCATCGCGCACCAGTTTGCTAACCGGTCTGCGCCCTAGTACGACCGGCATCCACGGCTTGGCGCCCTGGTTTCGGGATGTCGATTCACTGAGCGAGTTGGTGACGTTGCCGCAGTACCTGCGGCAGAACGGCTATACGACTTACTCAACCGGCAAAATCTTTCACGGCGGTTATGGACGTCGTCCGAAGAAAGATGACGAGTTCGATCATCTCGGCCCGGCCGCTTCGGTCGGCGCGCGGCCGCAACAAAAACTAGTCGAAACGCCTAATCCGCACCCGCTGGTCGACTGGGGAACCTTTCCGCACAACGACGAAGACAAAGGAGATTTCAAAGTCGCCAGTTGGGCGGTCGATACGCTGCAAGCCAAACCGCAGCAGCCCTTCTTCCTGTCGGTCGGCTTCTTTCTGCCGCATGTCCCCTGTTATGCAACGCAAAAATGGTTCGATCTCTATCCCGAAGACGAAGTCCAACTGCCGCCGTTCATGCCGGAAGATCGGGACGACACGCCCCGCTTCTCTTGGTACATGCACTGGAAGCTGCCGGAACCACGGCAAAAATTTTTGATGGAGTCTGGCGAGTGGCGCAACCTCGTCCGCTCGTACATGGCCTGCACTAGTTTTGTCGACTCTCAAGTCGGCCGCGTATTGGCGGCGCTCGAAGAACAAGGGTACGCCGACAACACCATTGTCGTCGTCTGGTCCGATCATGGTTGGCACTTGGGCGAAAAAGGGATCACCGGCAAGAACTCTCTGTGGGATCGCTCGACACGCGTACCGCTGATCTTCGCCGGCCCCGGCGTCGCGATTGGCGGCAAGTGCACGCAACCGGTCGAACTGCTCGACATCTACCCCACCCTGATCGACCTCTGCGGGCTCCCCCAGAACACCAACTTGGAAGGCCTCTCGCTTACGCCGCAACTACAAAACGCCGCCACCAAACGAGATCACCCCGCGATCACCACTCACAACCAAGGGAATCACGCCATCCGCACCCAGCGCTGGCGATACATCCGCTACGCCGACGGTTCAGAAGAACTGTACGACATGCAGTCTGACCCGCAGGAAATCAACAACCTGGCTGGCAACGCGAAATTGGCCGATGTCAAAAAGGAACTGGCCGCTTGGCTGCCGAAAGTCGATCTCCCCGCAGCGCCAGGCAGCGCCCACCGCATCTTGTCTTACGATGGGGAGACGGCGGTGTGGGAAGGGGAAGTAATCAGGAAGGATGATCCGATTCCGGAGCTGTAA
- a CDS encoding anti-sigma factor family protein, with the protein MNHAKLSCKEIYEYLAEFLDHALPSNQQDVMETHLEHCPCCKHYLDNYRETLILGKAACCNKMNPPPPAPDALINAILAARQKGLEDGSDESSPSE; encoded by the coding sequence ATGAACCACGCAAAACTATCCTGCAAAGAGATCTACGAGTATCTCGCCGAATTCCTCGACCATGCCTTGCCGTCCAACCAGCAAGACGTGATGGAGACGCATCTTGAGCATTGTCCTTGCTGCAAGCACTATCTGGACAACTATCGCGAGACGTTGATCCTGGGCAAAGCGGCTTGCTGCAACAAGATGAACCCGCCCCCGCCGGCCCCCGACGCGCTGATCAACGCGATCCTGGCGGCCCGCCAAAAGGGATTGGAAGACGGGTCGGACGAAAGCTCGCCGAGCGAATAA
- a CDS encoding type II toxin-antitoxin system ParD family antitoxin, producing MKLTLPSEFDEFLHALVKEGRYASIEEAAVAGIRLLQAQESLRLDIAKGIRQLDAGDAFDEDEVFAEVKSIIAKIESEQR from the coding sequence ATGAAATTAACGCTACCTAGTGAGTTTGACGAATTCCTCCACGCCTTGGTGAAAGAGGGCCGATACGCATCGATCGAAGAGGCGGCTGTCGCCGGCATTCGACTTCTACAAGCGCAAGAATCGTTACGTCTCGACATCGCCAAGGGGATCCGGCAATTGGATGCCGGCGACGCCTTCGACGAAGACGAAGTCTTCGCCGAAGTGAAATCGATAATCGCTAAAATTGAATCTGAGCAGCGGTGA
- a CDS encoding metallophosphoesterase family protein, which produces MKRALISDIHGNLEALTAVLDDIRQQGITEIYCLGDVIGYGPNPVECLDLVRRKCTMCLLGNHDQAALFDPDGFNPVAFRAILWTRDQIDNSTGGPNVVNERWDFLGELPRTHMEPNRLFVHGSPRDPTNEYVFPEDVYNQRKMENLFDRLDRFCFQGHTHIPGIFTPSLEFFGPDECDNVYRLGDERAMFNVGSVGQPRDGDPRSCYVILTEESVMYRRVEYDVSATAKKIYDIPDLDNMLGDRLKDGR; this is translated from the coding sequence TTGAAACGAGCGCTGATTAGCGACATCCATGGCAATCTAGAAGCGCTGACCGCGGTTCTAGACGACATCCGACAGCAGGGTATCACCGAGATCTACTGCCTGGGGGATGTTATCGGCTATGGTCCGAATCCAGTCGAATGTCTGGATCTTGTCCGTCGCAAATGCACGATGTGCCTATTGGGCAATCACGATCAAGCGGCCCTGTTTGATCCCGATGGCTTCAATCCGGTCGCATTTCGCGCCATTTTGTGGACGCGAGACCAAATTGATAACTCTACCGGCGGTCCTAATGTCGTCAACGAACGGTGGGACTTTCTCGGCGAACTGCCGCGAACGCACATGGAGCCGAATCGCTTGTTTGTGCATGGATCGCCGCGTGACCCCACGAATGAATACGTTTTTCCAGAAGACGTCTACAATCAACGGAAGATGGAAAACCTGTTCGATCGACTCGATCGATTTTGTTTCCAAGGGCACACGCACATCCCAGGCATCTTCACGCCGAGTCTCGAGTTCTTCGGGCCGGATGAATGCGATAACGTCTATCGCTTGGGAGACGAGCGGGCGATGTTTAATGTCGGCAGCGTCGGACAACCGCGAGACGGCGATCCTCGTTCGTGCTATGTGATCCTGACGGAAGAGTCGGTGATGTACCGCCGCGTCGAATACGATGTCAGCGCCACCGCCAAAAAGATCTACGACATACCGGACCTCGACAATATGTTGGGCGACCGTTTGAAAGACGGCAGATAG